A genome region from Tolypothrix sp. PCC 7712 includes the following:
- the dpdA gene encoding tRNA-guanine transglycosylase DpdA has protein sequence MKITKSPLTKTLVSTSTISRLRTLIITSCTGKKLHNPTNQLTIEDFKDTKRLRERTQSLSEFSCSACQMYTGLQHLRLMEGVDILRSRFGKEVVDVKIISAGYGLIPEDKVIVPYSVTFNSMKSDEISSWANFIGIHKDFQETVIGYDLVFVLLGDKYLRALNLPVETHPKQTFIILASNKSRNLVFLEDTNFELLTFSNADASRFGCALVGLKGQLLKLIASESRREPNLLSELYNNPKILEKVLNNQPQQLELPLEITSTTSKKTNINKKSQKQKKTIANLDEFLKLPRAINTHLIMKYFIPEWDDKVDNGYNFLLDEATKNRSAYKDDIYAHEIYSEPNYDGILVSKVVVDKIKNKRADIEKLGGIRNFVRFPGEIMGDCGAFGYIKLEIPPYNTVEILDYYEKLQFNYGVSIDHLIVGPFAEPGVREKRYDLTLRNAEEFISKHHKIGYNFTPIGVAQGWNPQTYADAVKKLVEMGYDYIAIGGVARTPTIEILEILKEVYQHLTPNTRLHLFGVGRIDALPYFRHLGITSFDSASPLRKAWFDAVENYHTLSGKAYAAVRIPFIDKQSPRIKHLFKSGFTSNYFDYLNHDGGNKNTAPLG, from the coding sequence ATGAAGATAACTAAATCACCCTTAACAAAAACCTTGGTTTCAACTAGCACAATTTCACGCCTTCGCACACTAATTATTACTTCTTGTACTGGGAAAAAGCTTCATAACCCAACAAATCAGCTAACAATAGAAGATTTTAAAGACACAAAGAGATTAAGAGAACGCACACAATCACTTTCAGAATTCTCTTGTTCAGCCTGTCAGATGTACACAGGGCTGCAACATCTACGGCTAATGGAGGGGGTGGATATCCTGAGATCGCGCTTTGGAAAAGAAGTGGTAGATGTAAAAATCATCTCAGCAGGTTATGGACTAATCCCTGAAGACAAAGTTATTGTCCCCTATTCCGTTACTTTCAACTCAATGAAAAGTGATGAAATTTCTTCGTGGGCGAATTTTATCGGAATACATAAAGATTTTCAGGAAACAGTTATTGGGTATGATTTAGTATTTGTCTTATTAGGAGATAAATATCTAAGGGCTTTAAACTTACCAGTTGAAACTCATCCCAAACAGACTTTTATTATTTTAGCTTCTAATAAAAGTAGAAACCTTGTATTTTTAGAAGATACCAATTTTGAATTGTTAACGTTTTCTAATGCAGATGCATCACGATTTGGCTGTGCTTTAGTTGGACTAAAAGGACAATTACTTAAGTTAATTGCTAGTGAAAGTAGACGAGAACCTAACTTATTATCAGAGCTATATAACAACCCCAAAATTTTAGAGAAAGTCCTAAATAATCAACCTCAACAGTTAGAACTTCCTTTAGAAATTACTTCGACTACATCAAAAAAAACAAATATTAATAAGAAATCTCAAAAACAAAAAAAAACAATAGCAAACTTAGATGAGTTTTTGAAGTTACCGAGAGCAATTAATACGCATTTGATAATGAAATATTTCATTCCCGAATGGGATGATAAGGTAGATAATGGATATAACTTTTTACTAGATGAAGCTACTAAAAATCGGAGTGCATATAAAGATGATATATATGCTCATGAGATATATTCAGAGCCTAATTATGACGGAATTCTGGTTTCAAAAGTAGTTGTTGATAAGATAAAAAATAAAAGAGCAGATATAGAGAAATTAGGAGGTATCCGTAACTTTGTAAGATTCCCAGGTGAAATTATGGGAGATTGCGGAGCTTTTGGATATATTAAGCTTGAAATACCTCCTTATAATACTGTAGAAATTCTAGATTATTATGAAAAATTACAATTTAATTATGGAGTAAGTATTGACCATTTAATTGTAGGGCCATTTGCCGAGCCTGGAGTTAGAGAGAAGCGCTACGACTTAACTTTACGAAATGCAGAAGAGTTTATATCTAAACATCATAAAATTGGATATAATTTTACTCCTATTGGTGTAGCTCAAGGTTGGAATCCTCAAACTTATGCTGATGCAGTAAAAAAACTGGTTGAAATGGGATATGACTATATTGCTATAGGGGGAGTTGCCAGGACACCAACTATAGAAATTTTAGAAATTTTGAAAGAAGTTTATCAACATTTAACACCGAACACCAGATTACATTTATTTGGAGTAGGGCGTATTGATGCTCTTCCTTATTTCCGCCATTTGGGAATAACCAGTTTTGATTCAGCAAGTCCATTACGTAAAGCTTGGTTTGATGCAGTAGAAAACTATCATACTTTAAGTGGTAAAGCTTATGCTGCTGTGCGTATTCCTTTTATAGATAAGCAGTCACCACGAATTAAGCATTTATTCAAAAGCGGTTTTACGAGTAATTATTTTGACTATTTAAACCATGATGGTGGTAATAAAAACACAGCACCATTAGGGTGA
- the dnaB gene encoding replicative DNA helicase: MAKELSFQGPADRLPPQNIEAEEAILGGIMLDPEAISRICDRLIPEAFYISAHKDIYQAALRLLSQSLPTDLLSVTSWLADQNLLERIGGRNKLATLVDRTVSAVNIDALAVLVMDKYLRRQLIKAGNEIVHLGYETEKELPIVLDQAEQKVFQLSNQTITNNTEHNSTINIAAYEELDSDNPIYPTGLHELDNLMLGFEDGTLTIVGGRPSIGKSFIALFLAFQMILLHDLPVAIFSLEMTKKQLEYRLWSLISVTNAYKHLDLIPLKSDRIRRHRSGNQPLEGWEFTSIAKIVGIASELPLYMNDSRGITVSGIASECRQIKAKEGKLGLVVVDYLQMMAEDSGGNRSYELGDVARGLYKMAGDLNVPVLALSQISRGVEGRQNKRPMMSDLSQSGILEMVADNIILAYRDEYYNPDTEDQGILELIMAKSRHGDTGTATVFFDKSYGIIRNLG, encoded by the coding sequence ATGGCGAAAGAACTAAGTTTTCAAGGGCCAGCTGACCGCCTGCCACCCCAAAACATCGAGGCAGAAGAGGCCATTTTGGGCGGGATTATGCTAGACCCAGAAGCAATCAGCAGGATTTGCGATCGCTTAATTCCAGAAGCCTTTTACATCAGCGCCCACAAAGATATTTACCAAGCTGCGCTGCGGCTCTTGAGTCAATCTTTACCCACAGATTTACTCTCAGTCACCAGTTGGCTGGCTGACCAAAATTTACTTGAGCGTATTGGTGGGAGAAATAAATTAGCCACCCTTGTAGACCGCACAGTGTCAGCCGTTAACATCGATGCCTTAGCTGTTTTGGTGATGGACAAGTATCTGCGGCGGCAGTTAATTAAAGCGGGTAATGAAATTGTGCATCTGGGTTATGAGACTGAAAAAGAGTTACCAATTGTCCTAGATCAGGCAGAGCAAAAGGTTTTTCAACTATCTAATCAAACTATTACGAACAATACTGAACACAACAGCACGATTAATATTGCTGCTTACGAGGAATTAGATTCAGATAATCCCATATACCCCACAGGACTTCATGAGCTTGATAATTTAATGCTGGGATTTGAAGACGGTACACTCACCATAGTTGGGGGTAGGCCATCAATAGGGAAATCTTTCATCGCGCTGTTCCTGGCGTTCCAGATGATACTGCTCCACGACTTACCTGTGGCTATCTTCTCGCTGGAGATGACAAAAAAGCAATTGGAGTACAGACTGTGGAGTTTAATTAGTGTTACCAATGCCTACAAGCATTTAGACTTGATCCCACTAAAGAGCGATCGCATCCGCAGACATCGTTCAGGTAATCAACCTTTAGAGGGCTGGGAATTCACCAGTATTGCCAAAATTGTTGGTATTGCCTCAGAATTACCGCTTTATATGAATGACTCAAGAGGCATTACTGTTTCTGGAATTGCTTCCGAATGTCGTCAGATAAAAGCCAAAGAAGGAAAGTTGGGATTGGTTGTAGTCGATTACCTACAAATGATGGCAGAAGACTCAGGGGGTAATCGCAGTTATGAACTAGGAGATGTCGCCAGGGGACTTTACAAAATGGCTGGTGATTTAAATGTTCCTGTGTTAGCGCTTTCTCAAATTTCTAGGGGAGTAGAGGGTAGGCAAAATAAGCGTCCTATGATGAGTGACCTCAGCCAGTCGGGAATTTTAGAGATGGTTGCTGATAATATCATCTTGGCTTACCGAGATGAGTACTACAACCCAGACACAGAAGACCAAGGAATTCTAGAACTTATCATGGCTAAATCTCGCCACGGCGATACAGGCACAGCAACAGTGTTTTTTGACAAATCATATGGAATTATCCGGAATTTAGGGTGA
- a CDS encoding NF041680 family putative transposase — protein MKRARLEEFRQAAYTHLSKAHDATFELTDAILLTRNVYSLADLSLSPVFRRKWPSIYEAIQDTKPDREKLMELYIKQIPTEKRILLAGDHTAWSRPDAVTLKERTIEHSSTAIAGNKPITIGQGYSTIAWIPEDSGSWALPLRHERITSWDNPIEKAVEQLKKVCESMSVRPISLWDSEYGCAPFVLKTASIKADILVRLRSNLCLWGAPPAYSGKGRPRKHGAQFKLNEPSTWGEVASVLEVNDPKLGRVKVSLWEDLHFRKAAARPMTLLRVERLDLDGNLRVLRPLWLAWAGEQMPPLDEVWRLYLRRFTIDHWYRFLKQRLHWTVPKFSTPEQCEHWSDLMPLITWELWLARDIVADHPLPWQKSIDKLTPGRVAQAMGGVFAAIGTPTSPPKPRGKSLGWTPGKARNRKIRYPIVKKTASKPRKEEQKSA, from the coding sequence ATGAAACGTGCCAGACTCGAAGAATTTCGTCAAGCCGCCTATACGCATCTAAGCAAAGCACATGATGCAACATTTGAACTAACAGATGCGATACTGTTGACCCGTAATGTCTACAGTCTGGCAGATTTATCGTTATCGCCAGTGTTTAGACGCAAATGGCCGAGTATCTATGAAGCGATACAAGATACCAAACCAGACCGCGAGAAATTAATGGAGTTATATATCAAGCAAATACCAACAGAAAAACGCATATTGTTGGCAGGAGATCATACAGCTTGGTCACGCCCAGATGCGGTGACACTCAAAGAACGGACAATAGAACACAGTAGCACAGCGATCGCGGGAAATAAACCGATTACGATTGGGCAGGGATATAGTACTATAGCTTGGATACCAGAGGATTCAGGAAGTTGGGCACTACCGCTGAGGCATGAACGGATTACCAGTTGGGACAATCCGATTGAGAAAGCAGTTGAACAACTCAAAAAGGTATGTGAATCAATGTCTGTTCGACCAATTTCGCTTTGGGACAGTGAATATGGTTGTGCGCCTTTCGTATTAAAGACAGCTAGTATAAAAGCCGATATCTTAGTTAGACTACGTTCAAATCTGTGTCTATGGGGCGCACCACCCGCTTACTCTGGCAAGGGTCGTCCTCGCAAGCATGGTGCTCAATTTAAACTCAATGAACCCTCAACCTGGGGCGAAGTGGCATCTGTGCTGGAAGTAAATGACCCAAAATTGGGACGAGTTAAAGTCAGTCTGTGGGAAGATTTGCATTTTCGCAAAGCTGCTGCACGCCCAATGACGCTACTGAGGGTGGAACGTCTTGATCTTGATGGCAATTTGAGAGTATTAAGACCTTTGTGGTTGGCTTGGGCTGGGGAACAAATGCCACCATTGGATGAAGTTTGGCGATTGTACTTGCGCCGATTCACAATTGACCATTGGTATCGTTTTCTTAAGCAACGCTTACATTGGACAGTACCAAAATTCAGTACTCCAGAACAATGTGAACATTGGAGTGACTTAATGCCGTTAATCACTTGGGAGTTATGGTTAGCTCGTGATATCGTTGCTGATCATCCTCTTCCCTGGCAGAAGTCAATAGATAAATTGACCCCGGGACGAGTTGCTCAAGCTATGGGTGGAGTTTTCGCCGCGATTGGTACTCCTACCTCTCCACCCAAACCTCGTGGAAAGTCCCTTGGGTGGACACCAGGTAAAGCCCGTAACCGGAAAATACGATATCCAATTGTTAAAAAGACTGCTTCTAAACCACGCAAAGAGGAACAAAAATCTGCTTAA
- a CDS encoding IS1634 family transposase — protein MLNIKDIEIKNIDHLGIVAGIVDSIGLVSIINNLIGSEAGEKVSAGHVVKAMILNGLGMVSKPLYMFPKFFESIACEHLIGAGVKPEYLNDDKLGRVMDKLFIKGLDTIFLAISLNVVKKFEISLGSSHLDSSSFHLHGEYKTSLPQVIFPRIGDIQFPEESETKSPEAIKITYGYSRDHRPDLKQFIMELVCSGDGDIPIFLKAASGNQADSACFGAIAVEYLNQIKVDSLMVADCALYTEENIKLMSNIKWLSRVPLTLKSAKSLVTTLAESEFIKSELDGYSYVEKKVSYAGIAQRWLVVQSHARRKSDLHKLSQTIEKSLSSSKAKLKTLSQEKFACSSDAMKALSKISKQFKHHQIDKIEITEKTPDAKDERIDKYYQISATVSQNENAIALETKSAGRFIIATNVLESKQLDNAQMIREYKAQQSCERGFGFLKDPLFFTDSIFLKASERIEALAMIMGLCLLVYTLAQRQIRAALSASKSTIKNQLGKSINNPTLRWIFQCFESIHLVTLNQDTDISNLTSERNFILTLLPEDCRRYYTCIT, from the coding sequence ATGTTGAATATCAAAGATATTGAAATCAAGAATATTGACCATTTGGGTATAGTGGCAGGAATCGTAGACTCAATTGGTTTGGTGTCAATAATTAATAATTTAATAGGGTCAGAAGCCGGAGAAAAAGTTAGTGCTGGACATGTAGTAAAAGCAATGATTTTAAATGGATTGGGGATGGTTTCAAAACCATTATATATGTTTCCAAAGTTTTTTGAATCGATAGCTTGCGAGCATTTAATTGGAGCCGGAGTCAAACCAGAATATCTGAACGACGATAAACTCGGCAGAGTGATGGATAAATTATTTATAAAAGGTCTAGATACAATATTTTTAGCAATTAGTTTAAATGTGGTGAAAAAATTTGAAATATCTTTAGGGTCATCGCATTTAGACTCATCATCATTCCATCTACATGGAGAATATAAAACTAGTTTACCACAGGTGATATTTCCAAGAATTGGTGATATTCAGTTTCCCGAAGAATCAGAGACAAAATCACCGGAGGCTATAAAAATTACATATGGTTATTCTCGTGACCATAGACCAGATTTAAAACAATTTATTATGGAATTGGTATGCTCCGGAGACGGAGATATACCAATATTTTTGAAAGCAGCATCCGGAAACCAAGCTGACTCAGCATGTTTTGGAGCAATTGCCGTGGAATATCTCAATCAAATAAAAGTCGATAGTTTGATGGTGGCAGATTGTGCATTATATACAGAAGAAAATATCAAATTAATGTCTAATATTAAGTGGTTGTCTCGAGTGCCTTTAACTCTAAAATCAGCAAAATCTTTAGTCACAACCTTAGCAGAATCAGAATTCATTAAAAGTGAACTAGATGGATATTCATATGTTGAAAAAAAAGTCAGCTACGCAGGCATAGCGCAAAGATGGTTAGTAGTACAAAGTCATGCTAGAAGAAAATCAGACTTACATAAATTATCACAAACTATTGAAAAATCTCTCTCTAGTTCCAAAGCCAAGTTAAAAACCTTGTCACAAGAGAAGTTTGCATGTTCATCTGATGCCATGAAGGCATTATCAAAAATATCTAAACAATTTAAACACCATCAAATAGACAAGATTGAAATCACTGAAAAAACACCCGATGCCAAAGATGAAAGGATAGACAAATATTATCAAATTTCAGCAACTGTCTCACAAAACGAAAATGCAATTGCTCTCGAAACCAAAAGTGCTGGGCGGTTTATTATTGCCACAAATGTCTTAGAATCAAAGCAACTTGATAATGCTCAAATGATTAGAGAATACAAAGCACAGCAATCATGTGAAAGAGGATTTGGTTTTTTGAAAGACCCATTATTTTTTACAGATAGTATTTTCCTTAAAGCAAGCGAAAGAATAGAGGCATTGGCAATGATAATGGGGTTATGTTTACTAGTCTATACACTTGCACAAAGACAAATAAGGGCAGCTTTATCAGCGTCAAAATCAACTATTAAAAATCAATTAGGTAAATCGATAAATAACCCCACATTAAGGTGGATATTTCAATGCTTTGAATCAATTCATCTTGTGACCTTAAACCAGGACACAGATATTTCTAATTTAACGAGCGAGAGAAATTTTATTCTGACATTGTTACCAGAAGATTGCCGCCGTTACTACACCTGCATAACTTAA
- a CDS encoding Tn3 family transposase: MTVLGTEGRKQFTINKDGEPVLKRIPSLAQTHEVEELESKIRALMPERSILEILCNVEHWLNWTRHFGLFSGSEPKISEPAERYIFTTFSYGCNLGPNQMARHSQGAVTSHMISYTNRRHISAAKIEAAIRDIINTYNRFSLPSCWGTGKKAAADGSKFEIYENNLHSEYHIRYGGYGGIAYHHVSDKYIALFTHFITCGVWEAVYILDGLLKNLSDIQPDTLHADTQGQSGPVFAISYLLGIKLMPRIRNWKDLTFVRPSVDVTYKHIEPLFKGVVNWNLIKTHWYDMIRVVLSIKAGKVMPSTLLRKLGSYSKKNRLYQAFLELGKVVRTMFLLDYVSNVALRHEITAITNIVEMYNAFLDWVFFGKLGAITENDPIEQEKRLKYLDLVASAVILQNTVDMSLAIQTLMSQGELIPMRHLAAMSPYITRHIKRYGDYVVNLHNIPQPLEAAIDLPPEIFET, encoded by the coding sequence GTGACAGTGCTGGGTACGGAAGGAAGGAAACAATTCACTATCAATAAAGATGGAGAACCTGTACTTAAAAGAATTCCATCCCTAGCTCAAACGCATGAAGTGGAAGAATTAGAATCAAAAATTCGGGCTTTAATGCCGGAACGTAGTATCTTAGAAATCCTTTGTAATGTTGAGCATTGGTTGAACTGGACAAGGCATTTTGGTCTGTTTTCAGGAAGCGAACCCAAAATATCTGAGCCTGCTGAACGTTATATTTTTACTACGTTTAGCTATGGCTGTAATCTTGGCCCAAATCAGATGGCTCGTCATTCCCAAGGTGCAGTGACTTCTCACATGATTTCTTATACAAACCGTCGCCATATTAGTGCTGCCAAAATTGAAGCGGCAATTCGGGATATTATCAATACGTACAATCGGTTTAGTTTACCATCTTGCTGGGGTACAGGGAAAAAGGCTGCTGCTGACGGAAGCAAGTTTGAGATATACGAGAATAATTTACACAGTGAGTATCACATCCGCTACGGTGGTTATGGTGGTATTGCTTATCACCATGTCTCTGATAAATATATTGCTTTGTTTACCCACTTTATCACCTGTGGTGTGTGGGAGGCTGTCTATATTTTGGATGGGTTGTTGAAAAATCTCTCAGATATTCAACCGGATACTTTGCACGCAGATACTCAAGGTCAATCTGGGCCTGTGTTTGCTATTTCCTACCTTCTTGGTATCAAATTGATGCCACGTATCCGTAACTGGAAGGATTTAACTTTTGTTCGCCCCAGCGTAGATGTTACCTACAAGCATATTGAACCGTTGTTTAAGGGCGTGGTCAATTGGAATTTAATCAAGACTCATTGGTATGACATGATACGTGTAGTACTGTCAATTAAGGCAGGTAAGGTGATGCCCTCGACGCTTCTACGTAAGTTGGGTAGTTATAGTAAGAAAAATCGACTTTATCAAGCTTTTCTTGAGTTGGGTAAGGTAGTACGGACTATGTTTTTACTCGACTATGTTTCTAATGTGGCTCTTCGCCATGAGATTACAGCGATAACCAATATTGTGGAGATGTACAATGCCTTTCTGGACTGGGTATTCTTCGGTAAGCTGGGAGCGATTACTGAAAATGATCCTATTGAGCAGGAAAAGCGGCTGAAGTATCTTGATTTGGTAGCAAGCGCAGTTATTTTGCAGAATACGGTTGATATGTCGTTGGCTATCCAAACGTTAATGTCACAGGGAGAATTGATTCCTATGCGACACCTTGCAGCAATGAGTCCATACATCACAAGACATATCAAAAGATACGGTGATTATGTGGTGAATTTACATAATATTCCCCAACCATTGGAAGCTGCTATTGATCTGCCACCAGAAATCTTTGAAACTTAG
- a CDS encoding iron uptake porin, whose translation MKLRYIKGFQTILQVFTRISAQYRYEFAAGLNACLNQINQLITTSTADLVNKEDLATLQKLQEEYTAELQTVRGRVDALEARTATLESQQFSTTTTLRGEAIFALASVFGSDRAINTDAQNAGNTRQGLNENAILADRVRLNFDASFTGKDRLRVRLQGRNITSFNTGVTGTNQTRLGFDGNESNNVSISALYYRFPIGNSTMAAIATEGLEYIDEVPPLSRNFDASGSGALSRFGRYNPIYRAAEGPGIIVNHKFNSALTLTAGYVVPSGVGNDPNNGRGLFNGAYSALGQVTFQPISPLSLAFTYVNAYYTDGSGVSGTTGTGFANNPFNGARTSVNNYSLTANYKFSPKFTLTAWGGYTNAKAENTAVARSDAEIWNWAVQLGFPDLGKKGNFGGIVFGAPPYVASNQFVSGANRRRDDDVTYHLEAFYRYKVNDNIAITPGLISIFNPEGNSSNPNIYVGVVRTTFTF comes from the coding sequence TTGAAACTTAGATATATCAAAGGTTTCCAGACCATCTTGCAGGTTTTTACACGTATCTCGGCTCAATACCGTTATGAGTTTGCAGCTGGTTTAAATGCTTGTTTGAATCAGATAAATCAACTGATAACGACGAGTACAGCTGATTTAGTCAACAAAGAAGACCTCGCAACATTGCAAAAGCTACAAGAAGAATATACAGCTGAACTGCAAACTGTACGGGGTCGAGTTGATGCTCTAGAAGCTCGTACCGCAACATTAGAATCACAGCAATTCTCGACAACTACGACACTGCGAGGAGAAGCAATTTTTGCCTTAGCTAGTGTGTTTGGCTCTGATAGAGCAATCAATACCGATGCTCAAAATGCTGGTAATACCAGACAAGGACTTAATGAAAATGCAATTTTAGCCGATCGCGTTCGCTTGAATTTTGATGCCAGCTTTACTGGTAAAGACCGCCTCAGAGTGAGGTTACAAGGGAGAAACATTACTTCATTTAACACAGGTGTGACTGGTACTAACCAAACTCGTTTAGGATTTGATGGCAATGAATCCAACAATGTTAGCATCTCAGCTCTGTATTACCGTTTCCCCATAGGTAACTCTACGATGGCCGCTATAGCTACTGAAGGGTTGGAATATATTGATGAAGTACCTCCCCTCAGCCGCAACTTTGATGCTAGTGGTTCAGGTGCGTTATCTCGTTTTGGACGTTATAACCCCATTTATCGGGCAGCAGAAGGGCCAGGTATCATCGTTAATCACAAGTTCAACAGTGCTTTAACTCTCACTGCTGGCTACGTTGTACCATCTGGTGTTGGTAACGATCCTAATAATGGTAGAGGTCTTTTTAATGGTGCTTACTCCGCATTAGGTCAAGTGACTTTTCAGCCCATCTCTCCATTGAGTTTGGCTTTTACTTATGTCAATGCTTATTACACTGATGGTAGTGGAGTCTCTGGTACAACTGGCACTGGTTTTGCCAATAACCCATTCAACGGTGCGCGCACTTCTGTGAATAACTATAGTTTGACTGCTAACTATAAATTCAGTCCAAAGTTTACCCTGACAGCTTGGGGAGGCTATACCAATGCCAAGGCTGAAAATACAGCCGTTGCTAGAAGTGATGCAGAGATTTGGAACTGGGCGGTTCAGCTAGGCTTTCCCGATTTGGGAAAGAAAGGAAACTTTGGTGGGATTGTGTTTGGTGCGCCACCTTACGTTGCTAGCAATCAATTTGTTAGTGGTGCTAATCGCCGCCGAGACGATGATGTCACCTATCATTTAGAGGCATTCTATAGATATAAGGTGAATGACAACATTGCTATTACCCCAGGATTGATATCCATCTTTAATCCTGAAGGTAACAGCAGTAACCCCAATATATATGTGGGAGTAGTGCGTACTACCTTTACTTTCTAA
- a CDS encoding helix-turn-helix domain-containing protein, translated as MSRPFKIEIAESEEELKKRLQTVNVGNQKDKLMMLWWIKSGQVQEQQDIGKRLAKDTSTVTRWIQKYRSGGLDELLKIKKALLCKTQN; from the coding sequence ATGAGCCGCCCTTTTAAGATTGAAATCGCAGAGAGCGAAGAAGAACTTAAAAAACGTCTACAAACAGTCAACGTAGGGAACCAGAAAGACAAACTTATGATGCTGTGGTGGATAAAAAGTGGTCAGGTTCAGGAGCAGCAAGACATTGGAAAACGCTTGGCGAAAGATACTTCAACGGTAACAAGGTGGATACAAAAGTATAGGTCAGGTGGGCTAGATGAATTATTAAAAATTAAAAAAGCACTATTGTGCAAAACGCAAAATTAA
- a CDS encoding SMI1/KNR4 family protein, with the protein MWEYVQYLNAELLDLKLWGEGCSLYQIRQMGDDEICLIQTDDTPQESLCDRWQVVYTERGAVQQLLFEFTDEAEACEFMYREIKRIKHPHLVGLFPTDAEAEQLCQVLTQLEIQFSHDPKRRVTVYDQDIFTVERHFGCQLPLRKWLTVPERIHVTLARLRKFDPYNRYAQITTNPPIASEAKLSALEAQHGIRLPDIYRTFLLEVCNGGNWERLGNYWSAEEVMANNSAQVWNQPLPEFLAKLKAAKSGDWLKNPESRQYPGLLRIVDWDNPVRDLFLTQEGYEVEIQGDWIRFCEFSPEQWLKDFLDDIQYGLSTIEGLLAFLRSGELIRDYPYFHSVNVARLLAETIGINIDPELTNEQVKMSDEIDYKINQWRIENMGKMRYNFGFNAEQAELRCSVGAATRTQRILERLEYIYNILYP; encoded by the coding sequence ATGTGGGAATATGTTCAATATCTGAATGCAGAGTTACTCGATCTCAAACTTTGGGGTGAAGGTTGTAGCCTGTATCAGATTCGCCAGATGGGTGATGATGAGATTTGCTTGATTCAAACAGATGATACTCCGCAGGAGTCGCTATGCGATCGCTGGCAAGTGGTTTATACCGAGCGTGGTGCGGTTCAACAACTGCTGTTTGAATTTACGGATGAGGCTGAAGCCTGTGAGTTTATGTATCGGGAGATAAAGAGAATCAAGCATCCCCATCTTGTGGGGCTATTTCCGACTGATGCAGAAGCAGAGCAATTATGTCAGGTGTTGACTCAGTTAGAAATTCAGTTCTCTCACGATCCGAAAAGGAGGGTGACGGTGTACGATCAAGACATTTTTACAGTGGAGCGTCATTTCGGTTGCCAATTACCCCTGCGAAAATGGTTGACCGTTCCCGAACGAATTCACGTCACCCTCGCTCGATTACGAAAATTCGATCCATACAATCGCTATGCCCAAATCACGACTAATCCCCCAATTGCGTCTGAAGCAAAGTTGAGCGCGTTAGAAGCACAACATGGAATTCGACTACCTGACATTTACAGAACGTTTTTGCTAGAAGTCTGCAATGGTGGTAATTGGGAACGACTAGGAAATTACTGGTCGGCTGAGGAAGTTATGGCAAACAATTCTGCCCAAGTATGGAATCAGCCTTTACCTGAGTTCCTCGCAAAGTTGAAAGCGGCAAAGTCGGGGGATTGGCTCAAAAATCCAGAAAGTCGGCAATATCCAGGGTTGTTACGAATTGTCGATTGGGATAATCCTGTGCGGGATTTGTTTCTCACCCAGGAAGGATACGAGGTTGAAATTCAGGGGGATTGGATTCGTTTTTGTGAGTTTTCTCCAGAACAATGGCTCAAGGATTTTCTGGATGATATTCAATATGGGTTATCTACAATTGAAGGATTGCTGGCTTTTCTTCGCTCTGGGGAATTAATTCGAGATTATCCATACTTTCATTCGGTGAATGTTGCCAGACTCCTTGCAGAAACTATCGGAATCAATATCGATCCTGAACTCACAAATGAGCAAGTGAAGATGAGCGATGAAATAGATTATAAAATCAACCAATGGCGAATTGAGAACATGGGTAAGATGCGGTACAACTTTGGCTTTAATGCAGAGCAAGCCGAACTGCGATGCTCCGTAGGAGCCGCTACGCGAACGCAACGAATTTTAGAAAGGTTGGAGTACATATATAATATATTGTATCCCTAA